The genomic region GGCAAGAAGAACAACAGCAGAAAGGTAAAAAGAAGATAAGTAAAACCGGTAGTGAAGTTATATCAAAGAATATTCAAATTTCTGATGAAATGATTAAGAAAATCCAAGAAGAAATAAAAAGAGAAAAATTGATAACACCTTACGAATTAGCAACAAAAACTAACATAACACTAAGCGTTGCAAAACGTATTTTAAAGGACTTAAATGCTCAAGGAATAATAAAAGAAGTATTTAGAAATAGAAGGACTGCAGTATATATTAACCCTCAGGCTTAGGAATAGGTTTTTCATTCA from Acidianus ambivalens harbors:
- a CDS encoding winged helix-turn-helix transcriptional regulator, giving the protein MGGVTKKPISNIEKRLKRQEEQQQKGKKKISKTGSEVISKNIQISDEMIKKIQEEIKREKLITPYELATKTNITLSVAKRILKDLNAQGIIKEVFRNRRTAVYINPQA